TATCACAGCTAGTGCACCGGACATGGCTTCTTTACCAAAAATAGTAGCTGCATAAGAAGCTTTTTGATCATCTGTTAGGCCGCTAAACGAGGTTCTGAGGTCTCCCATTATTTCATCAAGCGTCTTCATACTGCCATCACTGTTTTTAATAGATATACCCAGTTCATCCATGGCGGTTTTCATAGCTTTGGTTGGTGATGCCAAGTTGGTGAACATTGACCTTAATGCCGTTCCTGCTTTTTCTCCTTTGATACCAGCATTAGACATTAAACCAATAGCTGTCGCAGTATCTTCAACACTATATCCCAATGCACCGGCAACTGGAGCAGCATATTGCATAGCCATGCCCAATCCAGCAACGTTTGTGTTAGCGTTTGAAGAAGTTGCTGCTAAAACGTCAGCAAATCTGCTACTATCTTTGGCTTCTAATCCAAATGCGGTTAAAGAGTCGGTTACAATATCACTCACAGACGCCAAATCTTCGCCAGATGCCGCCGCTAAACTCATGACTCCTTCGATTCCGTTAAGCATGTCTTCTGTTGACCAACCAGCCAACGCCATATAGTTTAATGCTTCTGCCGATTGACTCGCGCTAAATTTAGTTGTAGCCCCCATTTCTTTTGCTTTATCTCTTAATTGCTCTAATTGATCGCCAGTGGCACCAGAAATAGCTTGCACTCTAGCCATAGAATCATCAAAACTAACTCCTGTTGCTATTGCCGCTCCTCCCGCGGCTAGTAAGGGGGCGGTTAGATACATAGATGCGCTTCGCCCAGCTGATTTCATGCTATTTCCTACGCCTTTCATTTTGTTTCCAGCATTTTGCAGGGCGGTTCCCGCTGTTCTTATCGGCGTGGTGTCTATGCTACTAATATTTTTCTTGAAATTTTTCAATCCAGAAATAGCATCATTAAAACCTTTATTAAACCCTGTCGTATTAGCTTTAAGAAAAGCCTCAACGGAATAACTCTCAGTCATTTTCTACCCCCTTCCTATTAGCAACAGAAGCGATGCGAGCCATATTTCTCGCTTTTTTAGATATGGATTGTTTTGGTTTTGTTTCTTCCGCAATACGTTTTTCGTAATCAAAGAAATCTTTAAAACTCTTGAATACAGGAACTTGTTTTTTACCTTGCTCTTTTGTTGATGTAACTTGATGGTTTAACCATGCTTGTAAATGCATATCGTGTTCTTTATCAATTCTTTTTAGTCGATATGCCTTCATCTTTAGTAGGTATTCCGGGAATTCCATAATCTTAATTTCTTGTAAACTCTTAATACCCAAATACCTGAAACAATTTAGTATTATATCTTCATATGTCGCGTTAGAAGATCTCTTCTTTAAGCCTGTTGATTCGCTTTGAACTGTTTCATTTTCGGCTTCAATAAAGGTGCTTCTTCTAACGCTTTCTGAAAAGCTTCAAATAATTGATCTAATTCATCTTTGCCTGCTTTTTCCGTGATAAACATCTCGATATCTTGATTACTAGGTTTGGAATTGAGATAAGAAGTCCCGGATTTGATGGCGTTGTATAGCGCCCTTGGGTTTTTCATACTTAAGTACATAACGAGTGATTCAACCCCCATTCCAAATTGCATACCTTCAATGTTC
The window above is part of the Virgibacillus proomii genome. Proteins encoded here:
- a CDS encoding tail assembly chaperone yields the protein MNLTIGGKEYELRFGMDFINTLDNIYTQNIEGMQFGMGVESLVMYLSMKNPRALYNAIKSGTSYLNSKPSNQDIEMFITEKAGKDELDQLFEAFQKALEEAPLLKPKMKQFKANQQA